GAAGGAGGTCCTCCCCCCTCTTTGTTAGGGAGTAATGCTTAACCCTCTTCTTCCCTTTCATAATCCACTCTGCGCTTGCAAATCCACCTTTCTCGAGTTTGTGGAGGAACGGGTAAACTATGCTTGGCTTCAGCTTTCTACCAGTAAGCCTCTTAAACTCTAATATTAGCTCATATCCATGTCTAGGCTTATGGGCTAGGAGCCAAAGAATTACCGGTTTCTCCAATCCCCTAAGGAGAACGTTACTTACCTTCACCATGGCTGTTTAAGTGATATTTTATTTTTTGATATATCAAATTTTCTCTCTACAATGCGCTTATATCCTTAAAAGGTAATTTAAGCCTAAACAATGCGGAAAGGGCGAAAACTTGATGGCTGAGCTGGAAAGCGAGCTGGTTAAGTCGGCTGTTCGAGGCTTCAGCAGAGTTGTAATTTTGTGGCTTTTAAGTCAAAAGCCAATGTCTGGATATAGCGTTACTAAGGAGTTGAGGAGGTTAACTGGCTGGAGTTTTCATTCTGGAGTTGTTTACCCGCTTTTATATGAGCTTGAAGAAAACAAGCTTATAGTTGGGAAATGGGCTAAAAAAGGGAGGAGGCGCATAAAATATTATTCTGCAACGAAGAACGGCTTGATGGTTTTAGACCGTATTAGGGAGCTTCTTAAAATGCCTATAAAAGAGGTTTTGAAAGACTTTATTTTTCAAGCTTAAAAGAGGCTTCTATATTAGAAAAATGTATATTGGAGTTTCTCTATTGTTGAAAGAGCCATAGGAGAGTTAAGCCTTGAAAAAATTGTTAGAAGTGAGATGGCATGGCAGGGGCGGACAAGGGGCTTGGACAGCCAGCGAGTTGCTCGCAAGGGCAGCCGTTTATGAGGGGAAATTCATTCAATCTTTTCCAGAGTTTGGTCCGGAAAGGATGGGTGCTCCAGTTGCAGCTTTCACGAGAATAAGCACCGAGCCCATTAGGCTTCATTGTGCCATTTATAATCCGGATGTTGTTGTTGTTTTGGACCCTACGCTGGTTAAGACTGTGCCAGTCACTGATGGTTTAAGGGAGGATGGTACAATAATAATCAATTTTAGGGATGAGCCGTCAGAGGCTAGGAAAATGCTTAAGGACAATAGGGGGAAGGTTTGGACTGTTCCGGCGACTGAAATTGCCATAAAGATTTTGGGCTTGCCCATAACAAGCACTGCCATGCTCGGGGCTGTTGCCCGTGTGACCGGCGTTGTCAGTCTGCAAAGCCTTGAAAAAACCGTTCGGGAGCGTTTCAGAAGCGACATAGCCGAGAAGAACTTCGCAGTTATTAAGGAAGCCTATGAGGAGGTGCGTTCAGAATGACATCTCAAGAAAAAGGCTGGAAGGAAATTTCCATAGCCGCCGTATGCTGGAAGCCCAACACGGAATTCTTGACCGGTGACTGGAAAACTTACAAGCCTGTTCGGGACTTAGAGAAGTGCACAAAATGCTTGTTGTGCGCCATATTCTGTCCCGACGGAGCTATCCGCTGGAGGTCAGAAAAGGAGGATATAGAATTTGACTACAACTACTGCAAGGGCTGTGGGATATGCGCCAACGAGTGCCCAACAAAAGCCATAGAGATGAAGCTTGAGTGAGGTGTGGATAATGAAAAGTGTTGCTGAACAAAAGACTTTAGCCTTAAACGGTGATGAGGCTGTCGCCTACGCTGTTAAACAGTCCGATGTAGACGTGGTTGCAGCTTATCCCATCACGCCTCAAACCATAATTGTTGAGAGGTTCAGCGAGTACGTAGCCAACGGCGAAGTTGAAACAGCCTTCGTCTGCACAGAGTCTGAGCACAGCGCCCTAACCGCTTGCCTTGCAGCCTCGCTTACCGGAGCTAGAACCTTCACGGCTTCGGCTTCTGCTGGCTTGGCGCTCATGCATGAAATGCTCTTTGTGACTTCTGGTTGTCGTGCACCAGTGGTTATGGCGATAGCCAACAGAGCCCTCTCAGCGCCAATAAACATTCACGGAGACCAGTCCGACACGATGGCGCAAAGGGACAGCGGATGGATACAAATATACGCTGAAAACGCCCAAGAGGTTTACGACTCTGTTATTCAGGCTTTCCGCATAGCCGAACACCCAGAAGTGCTCTTACCAGCTATGGTCTGCCTCGATGGATTCCAGCTAAGCCACTCGGTAGAAAATGTTAATGTTCTTCCAGACGATGTTGTGAAAAAGTTTGTCGGTGTACGCCAATTTCCGTTAGTGCTGACTCATGAGGGGAAGCTGGCTCCGCTAAAATTGGACCCAGAAAACCCCATGACTATGGGACCTTTGGCTTTTCCAAATTACTATTTCGAGTTTAAGAGGCAGCAGGAGGAAGCCATGAAAAACGCGCTTAGGGTTATCCGCGAAGTGCATGATGAATATGCGAAAATCAGTGGCAGAAGCTACGGCGACGGCTTGCTGGACCCATACTTTCTTGAGGATGCTGAAATAGCCATAGTCTGCCTAGGCTCAACAGCTGGGACAGTGAAAACCGTCGTTGACGAGTTGAGGGCTGAAGGCATTAAAGCTGGACTACTGCGAATGCGGACTTTCAGACCGCTGCCAGTTGACGGCATAAGAGAGGCTCTCAAACATGTTAAGGCGGTAGCTGTTATGGACAAGAGCATGAGTTTTGGAGGTTTCGGCGGCGCTGTTTTCCACGAAGTTCGCCATGCACTTTACGACTTGGACAAGAAGCCGCTCGTGGTGAACTACATTTACGGACTTGGCGGAAGGGACACAAGCCCAATGCAAATTCGCGAAATATACAAGGACCTTCAAGAGATTGTGGCGAAAAAACGTGTTGAAACCCCCGTAAAATATGTTGGATTAAGGGAGTAGGAGGCGAAAATATGCAGAGTGAATGGAAGTTTACGGCTAGAGACATAGTTGAAAAGCCAGACCTATTCATGTCTGGACACAGGGCGTGTGCTGGTTGTGCTCCGGCAACGGTTATGAGGCTTATAATGAAAGCCTTGAGGGGACCAACCATTGTGACGCAGGCTACTGGCTGCATGGAAGTTGTCTCAACAATTTATCCCTACACTTCTTGGGGTGTTCCATGGCTTCA
The window above is part of the Candidatus Bathyarchaeia archaeon genome. Proteins encoded here:
- a CDS encoding PadR family transcriptional regulator; its protein translation is MVKVSNVLLRGLEKPVILWLLAHKPRHGYELILEFKRLTGRKLKPSIVYPFLHKLEKGGFASAEWIMKGKKRVKHYSLTKRGEDLLHKVKETFGMPIKQVLMDLIGREEKDG
- a CDS encoding pyruvate ferredoxin oxidoreductase subunit gamma, which translates into the protein MLEVRWHGRGGQGAWTASELLARAAVYEGKFIQSFPEFGPERMGAPVAAFTRISTEPIRLHCAIYNPDVVVVLDPTLVKTVPVTDGLREDGTIIINFRDEPSEARKMLKDNRGKVWTVPATEIAIKILGLPITSTAMLGAVARVTGVVSLQSLEKTVRERFRSDIAEKNFAVIKEAYEEVRSE
- a CDS encoding 4Fe-4S binding protein, translated to MTSQEKGWKEISIAAVCWKPNTEFLTGDWKTYKPVRDLEKCTKCLLCAIFCPDGAIRWRSEKEDIEFDYNYCKGCGICANECPTKAIEMKLE
- a CDS encoding transketolase C-terminal domain-containing protein, translating into MKSVAEQKTLALNGDEAVAYAVKQSDVDVVAAYPITPQTIIVERFSEYVANGEVETAFVCTESEHSALTACLAASLTGARTFTASASAGLALMHEMLFVTSGCRAPVVMAIANRALSAPINIHGDQSDTMAQRDSGWIQIYAENAQEVYDSVIQAFRIAEHPEVLLPAMVCLDGFQLSHSVENVNVLPDDVVKKFVGVRQFPLVLTHEGKLAPLKLDPENPMTMGPLAFPNYYFEFKRQQEEAMKNALRVIREVHDEYAKISGRSYGDGLLDPYFLEDAEIAIVCLGSTAGTVKTVVDELRAEGIKAGLLRMRTFRPLPVDGIREALKHVKAVAVMDKSMSFGGFGGAVFHEVRHALYDLDKKPLVVNYIYGLGGRDTSPMQIREIYKDLQEIVAKKRVETPVKYVGLRE
- a CDS encoding PadR family transcriptional regulator, translating into MAELESELVKSAVRGFSRVVILWLLSQKPMSGYSVTKELRRLTGWSFHSGVVYPLLYELEENKLIVGKWAKKGRRRIKYYSATKNGLMVLDRIRELLKMPIKEVLKDFIFQA